From Chloroflexota bacterium, a single genomic window includes:
- a CDS encoding LpqB family beta-propeller domain-containing protein, with protein sequence MTEVRNIHASVTRYGLGLLAWPSGETGILFSFDGALWLADDATGQIHYMLEANPYPYSDDSLAFGYYAEVAPTGDRIAYTTCAFPQGVPAAGNYSAVGREWGPVSANYDIVVGEIDEDGRYGITRNTRITTTQLRLDHYPVWSPDGSWIASLSMERNPTRGRDLEFVVAQVLDVYRVDGSMGGTDLVRTLGRFDDRAPTSGGIALIPPVWSPDGQYLAYYLVTEKDDGLYTYVLHTTGVDKLPNLSSSAQHRIGTVTATLGAIPPRPSWSPDGQRIAFVVDDGTDRGLFTAQADGTDRRQVARDRGIREVAWSPDGSEILIVPDGPNLVFVSPDGASRRQLSQSKLSPVLGEGFAAIGQVVWSPDGSRIAIHQWDLLVTMDRDGGDPRTLYEGVLRRPAVDPAVCSEGFVVPEPEANPGLVRDCETLLKSVATLAGDSNFRWRADIPITRWAGVIVKTPESEGLPLRVRGLNLERRGLAGSIPPELGDLDGLETLILKSSGLRGSIPPELAKLTNLIYVDISSTGLTGCLPHGLKPWEQWLRGNTLRRCPTASGQ encoded by the coding sequence GAGGTCAGGAACATTCATGCTTCTGTAACGCGGTATGGTCTGGGATTATTGGCATGGCCATCGGGTGAAACAGGAATATTGTTTAGTTTTGATGGAGCGTTATGGTTGGCGGATGATGCGACTGGGCAAATCCATTACATGCTGGAAGCTAATCCCTATCCTTATAGTGACGACTCACTTGCATTTGGCTATTATGCCGAAGTTGCTCCGACAGGCGACAGGATCGCGTATACGACTTGCGCATTTCCCCAAGGCGTACCGGCTGCCGGCAATTATTCCGCAGTGGGGCGCGAATGGGGACCAGTTTCGGCAAATTACGATATCGTGGTCGGAGAAATAGACGAGGATGGTCGTTATGGCATCACCCGCAATACGCGGATCACAACAACCCAGCTACGGCTAGATCACTATCCTGTCTGGTCGCCGGATGGGAGCTGGATAGCATCGCTATCGATGGAGAGAAATCCGACGAGAGGCCGCGATCTAGAATTCGTAGTTGCGCAAGTCCTAGACGTGTATCGAGTTGACGGATCAATGGGTGGGACTGACCTTGTTCGCACGCTTGGGAGATTTGATGATCGGGCACCGACGAGTGGCGGGATCGCGCTCATCCCACCGGTTTGGTCACCGGACGGTCAATATCTCGCCTACTACTTAGTGACTGAAAAGGATGACGGGTTGTATACGTACGTTCTTCATACTACTGGAGTCGACAAGCTTCCCAATCTGTCAAGCTCGGCGCAGCACAGGATCGGGACGGTGACCGCGACGCTCGGCGCAATTCCGCCACGACCGTCCTGGTCGCCGGACGGGCAGCGGATTGCGTTTGTGGTCGACGACGGAACCGACCGGGGGCTTTTTACCGCCCAGGCGGACGGAACGGATCGGCGGCAGGTGGCACGCGATCGGGGGATCCGTGAGGTGGCGTGGTCACCCGACGGCTCGGAAATTCTCATCGTACCGGACGGGCCAAATCTCGTGTTCGTCAGCCCGGATGGGGCCAGTCGGCGCCAATTGAGCCAGTCGAAGCTGTCGCCGGTCCTAGGGGAAGGATTTGCTGCAATAGGGCAAGTGGTGTGGTCGCCCGACGGCTCCCGCATCGCGATTCACCAATGGGATTTGCTCGTGACGATGGACCGTGACGGCGGAGATCCTCGCACCCTGTATGAAGGCGTTCTACGACGACCCGCCGTCGATCCCGCCGTCTGCTCCGAGGGCTTCGTCGTCCCCGAGCCTGAAGCGAATCCCGGCCTCGTGCGGGACTGCGAGACGCTGCTCAAGTCGGTTGCGACGCTCGCCGGGGATTCCAATTTCCGCTGGAGAGCCGATATTCCGATCACGAGGTGGGCGGGCGTTATCGTGAAGACCCCTGAGTCCGAGGGCTTGCCGCTTCGGGTCCGTGGACTCAACCTGGAGCGGCGGGGCCTGGCCGGTTCGATTCCCCCAGAGCTTGGAGACTTAGACGGCCTGGAGACCTTGATCCTCAAGAGTAGCGGCCTGCGCGGGTCTATTCCACCGGAGCTCGCTAAGCTCACCAACCTCATATACGTCGATATCTCGAGCACCGGGCTGACCGGGTGCCTCCCGCACGGGCTCAAGCCGTGGGAACAATGGCTTCGAGGCAATACCTTGAGGCGTTGCCCAACGGCGTCGGGTCAATGA